The segment ACCATTATGCCAACTATGGGAGAAGCTTTGATTAAATCTTACAAGATTCAAAATAATAAGAAAAGCGGGCCATTGTTACTTATTGACCCTAAACTTAAAGATTATCTACCAACGGATAACATCGTCTATTGTGAGAAAAACAATGAATTAATAGTGGAGGTCAACTGGATTTATTCTAATCCACCCATAGCAAATAAAATATTTTCTCAAATCGGTATCAATGCTCCATTGCCTGCAAATCTTGTGGAAAAATTGAAAACTTATATAGAAAGAAATAAAAGTACACTTACTGAGGATTGGAAAAAGAACGCCTTGATATTAATTTCAGCAAAGAGCAAAGTATGGTAGAGAAAATCAAGGAACGCTTCCCACATTTCTTGACACAAAAACTGTTATAACCCCTTAATCACCCCGTGCCCCAGAAATAGAAAACAATATAGGCAAGGGGTTAAAGATTTGATAAAAAAGGTGAATTCATCTAAAATGTAGCAAACACAAATAGGGAGGTCATCAATGAAACTTACGGCAATTATTGAACGCGAAGGTGATGGATACGTATCACTGTGCCCGGAGTTAGATATCGCAAGCCAAGGTGATAGTATAGAGCAGGCGCGGGACAACCTTCGGGAAGCGCTGGAACTGTTTTTTGAGACAGCATCGCCCGAAGAGCTAAAACAACGACTTCATGACGATATTTTTGTAACTCATGTTGAGGTGGCAGTTGGGTAAACTCCGTGTTCTTTCCGGCAAAGAGGTTTGCGTTATCCTTGCCAAACACGGTTTTCTTGAAGTGCGTAGGCGCGGCAGCCACATCGTAATGCAAAAGAAACTGTCCAAAGGGACGGTTACAGTCCCAGTTCCAGATCACTCGGATTTAGGCTGAAATAATATCGCTTATAGTAATGTCATGGAAAGGGAGGGTCTTATGGAAAAATACGTTTTTGCAATCCTTGTTTCTCTTTTCTTATTTTATCCATCACAGGGTTTTGCAGAAGTTAAAGAGATTGTATCAGAAGGCACATACAACATGGGTGATGGAGAGACGCCGGGTGTTGCAGAAAGCAGGGCATTGCTTAATGCAAAACGGGTTGCCCTTGAGCAGGCAGGGACTTATGTAGAGAGTTATTCAAAGGTAATAAATCTCCAGTTAACAGAGGATGAGATACAGGCTCTTGCATCAGGTATTATGGAGGTGGAGATACTTGACAAGAAAAGGACGCTTATAGGGCACGGACTTAACTTCTGGGTAAAGATCAAAGCAAGGGTTTATCTTGATAAAACAGCGGAGCTCGCAAACAGGATTAAGCCTAAAGATAAATCATTTGTTGAGGACTATAAAAAGATTCAAGAGGCTT is part of the Deltaproteobacteria bacterium genome and harbors:
- a CDS encoding type II toxin-antitoxin system HicB family antitoxin, which codes for MKLTAIIEREGDGYVSLCPELDIASQGDSIEQARDNLREALELFFETASPEELKQRLHDDIFVTHVEVAVG